One Mytilus trossulus isolate FHL-02 chromosome 5, PNRI_Mtr1.1.1.hap1, whole genome shotgun sequence DNA segment encodes these proteins:
- the LOC134717674 gene encoding uncharacterized protein LOC134717674: MTLHGSTYKEDSQTLEEFIEDVELTIKSRPTPEEEKVNFIISLLEGPAKEEIRYRPLSEKKTTKSVLIILREVFGERETISELLSDFYVCKQAETQTLQEFSHILMCKLDKICKRDHKCIIDRDIVLRNQFAENLRPTWLKRELKKRIRGTNTISFNDIREEATLLMENGDVQETSQQQDNRTDDFEVPIFATQAKPSGASDIAKVLEDLKSELQSIKSEVKTLKEEKQGAYRKPRDCYYCGKIGHIKRNCRSFIRDQGNATHNQRNETNDLNENSLRQGAGP, translated from the coding sequence ATGACATTACATGGAAGCACCTACAAAGAGGACTCGCAAACATTAGAGGAGTTTATCGAAGACGTTGAATTGACAATAAAGAGTAGGCCCACCCCAGAGGAAGAAAAGGTTAACTTTATAATAAGTCTGTTAGAGGGTCCAGCTAAAGAAGAGATAAGGTACCGACCACTCtctgaaaagaaaacaacaaaaagtgtGTTGATTATACTGAGGGAAGTATTTGGTGAAAGGGAAACAATATCAGAACTATTGTCAGATTTCTATGTTTGCAAACAGGCAGAAACCCAGACACTACAAGAATTTTCACATATCCTCATGTGTAAGCTAGACAAGATATGCAAGCGAGACCACAAATGCATAATAGATCGAGACATTGTCTTGCGCAACCAGTTTGCTGAGAACTTAAGACCAACATGGCTCAAAAGAGAATTAAAGAAACGCATAAGAGGTACAAACACAATTTCATTTAATGATATTCGGGAGGAAGCAACTTTGCTCATGGAGAACGGCGATGTACAAGAAACTAGCCAACAACAAGACAACAGGACAGACGACTTTGAAGTCCCCATTTTCGCTACTCAAGCCAAACCATCTGGAGCTTCCGACATAGCAAAAGTACTTGAAGATCTCAAATCGGAACTCCAAAGCATCAAATCAGAGGTAAAAAcgttaaaagaagaaaaacaaggAGCATATAGAAAACCAAGAGATTGTTACTATTGTGGTAAGATTGGGCACATAAAAAGAAACTGTCGCAGCTTCATCAGAGATCAAGGTAATGCTACACATAACCaaagaaatgaaacaaatgatttaaaCGAAAACAGTCTACGGCAGGGAGCCGGTCCGTAG
- the LOC134717675 gene encoding fibrinogen C domain-containing protein 1-B-like — protein sequence MCGRRCLHQKLCSAINNNPVQLYCELLHETLKDRKVSSVPDFKYSTIDTWSSSNDPCYPNPCPGYEKCFKTQIDGYYCQNVAPRPQDCTDLQTAGVPSGVYNIYINGGMNVSVYCDMVIDNGGWLVFQNRYDGSIEFQVNRTWSDYRNGFGLYSSEYWLGLEYIYLLTRFDLYMLRVDLKTSGGWSLYATYSIFKLNNEADQYRMTINRYKGTAGDLEGKTGMMFTNGTIFRYPGYDDFRWYDQTGGWWYSLYTRVYLNGNYMPGVKDYSSMIWYGYQNNTAGMKATSMKIKRK from the exons ATGTGCGGTCGTCGATGTCTGCATCAGAAATTATGCAGTGCTATCAATAACAATCCAGTACAGTTGTATTGTGAGCTATTACATGAAACACTTAAGGACAGGAAAGTATCCTCAGTTCCAGactttaaatattcaacaattGATACGTGGTCTTCG AGTAACGATCCATGTTACCCAAACCCATGTCCAGGATAcgaaaaatgtttcaaaacacaaattgaTGGATATTACTGCCAGAATGTGG CTCCACGCCCACAAGATTGTACTGACCTTCAAACAGCTGGTGTTCCTAGTGgtgtttacaatatttacatCAATGGTGGAATGAATGTATCAGTTTACTGTGATATGGTGATAGACAATGGAGGGTGGCTt GTGTTTCAAAATAGGTACGATGGTAGTATTGAATTTCAAGTTAATCGAACATGGTCAGATTACAGAAATGGATTCGGCTTATATTCATCAGAGTATTGGCTAG GTCTTGAATACATCTACTTACTGACCAGATTTGACCTGTACATGCTAAGAGTTGACCTTAAAACCAGTGGTGGATGGTCGCTGTACGCTACGTATTCAATTTTCAAACTCAATAATGAAGCTGATCAATACAGGATGACTATCAATAGGTATAAAGGAACTGCAG GAGATCTAGAAGGTAAAACTGGTATGATGTTCACCAATGGAACTATATTCAGATATCCTGGATATGACGACTTTCGTTGGTATGATCAGACGGGAGGATGGTGGTACAGCTTGTATACTAGAGTGTACTTAAATGGTAATTATATGCCTGGTGTCAAGGACTACAGTTCAATGATATGGTATGGCTACCAGAATAACACAGCTGGGATGAAGGCAACTTCtatgaaaatcaaaaggaaGTAA